A genomic region of Colletotrichum destructivum chromosome 5, complete sequence contains the following coding sequences:
- a CDS encoding Putative fumarate lyase family, L-Aspartase, adenylosuccinate lyase: protein MATDGKNAGPSPYDTYQTSLTARYCSPAMARLFSQRSRHSQWRKLWLLLAESERELGIETITPEALEQMRQHLEVTDQDFEVARVEEKIRRHDVMAHVHAFGAVAPAAAGIIHYGATSCFVTDNAELVLMRDAMDLLLPRLAKVISNLSKLAREWKSTPTLAYTHLQPAQLITVGKRAAQWAQDLVFDLESIEHVRNGLLLRGAQGTTGTQASFLEIFGGDGAKCDQLNELLCKKAGFPACYDVSTQTYTRKVDLLVANAICGLGATAQKIAGDIRHLASWQEAEEPFEVNQIGSSAMAFKRNPMRSERVSSLARELLSKQATTANTLAAQWMERSLDDSAVRRMDLPEMFLLADAIIGSLDNITDGMVIYPQVIASRVQEQLPFMVTENIIMKLCAKGVSRQEAHEQIRVLSHQAARVVKLEGKPNDLISRIKATEFFQPIWPELDAMMKPELYIGRSAEIVERYCGVEGVAEKKIQRYRAIFEKSATTELNV, encoded by the exons ATGGCAACTGACGGAAAAAATGCTGGGCCGTCGCCCTACGATACGTACCAGACGTCGTTGACGGCGCGGTACTGCAGCCCGGCGATGGCCCGGCTCTTCAGCCAACGGTCCCGCCACTCGCAATGGCGCAAGCTTTGGTTGCTGCTCGCCGAGTCTGAGCGAGAGCTTGGCATCGAGACCATCACCCCGGAAGCCCTCGAGCAGATGAGGCAGCATCTTGAGGTCACTGACCAGGACTTTGAGGTTGCCAGagtcgaggagaagatccGCCGCCACGACGTCATGGCCCATGTACACGCCTTCGGAGCTGTTgcgccggccgcggctgGCATCATTCATTACGGT GCCACCAGCTGCTTCGTCACTGACAATGCGGAACTTGTACTCATGCGTGATGCCATggaccttctcctcccaagaCTGGCCAAGGTTATCTCGAACTTGTCCAAGCTTGCGAGGGAGTGGAAGTCGACACCTACTCTGGCGTACACCCATTTGCAGCCAG CGCAACTGATCACAG TTGGCAAGCGAGCCGCTCAATGGGCCCAGGATCTCGTTTTCGACCTGGAGAGCATCGAACACGTCCGCAACGGGCTGCTGCTTCGAG GTGCCCAAGGAACTACGGGAACCCAGGCTTCGTTCCTTGAGAtctttggcggcgacggcgccaagtGCGACCAGCTGAACGAGCTGTTGTGCAAGAAGGCCGGCTTCCCCGCCTGCTACGATGTCTCGACGCAAACCTACACCCGCAAGGTCGACCTGCTtgtcgccaacgccatctgCGGCCTGGGTGCCACGGCGCAAAAGATTGCCGGAGACATCCGCCATCTCGCCTCGTGgcaggaagccgaggagcCCTTCGAGGTCAACCAGATCGGatcgtcggccatggccttTAAGAGAAACCCCATGCGTTCGGAGCGGGTCTCCAGTCTCGCCCGTGAGCTTCTGTCCAAGCAGGCAACCACCGCAAACACCCTTGCTGCGCAGTGGATGGAGCGCTCGCTGGACGACAGCGCTGTCCGCAGAATGGACCTGCCCGAGATGTTCCTCCTGGCCGATGCCATCATTGGCAGCCTCGACAACATCACCGACGGCATGGTCATTTACCCCCAGGTGATCGCCTCGCGTGTTCAGGAGCAACTGCCCTTCATGGTCACGGAGAACATCATCATGAAGCTCTGTGCCAAGGGCGTTTCCAGGCAAGAAGCCCACGAGCAGATCCGTGTCTTGTCGCACCAGGCTGCCCGTGTCGTGAAGCTCGAGGGTAAGCCGAACGATCTCATCAGCAGGATCAAGGCCACCGAGTTCTTCCAGCCGATCTGGCCTGAGCTTGATGCCATGATGAAGCCCGAGCTTTACATCGGCCGTAGTGCCGAGATTGTGGAGCGTTACTGCGGCGTGGAGGGCgtggcggagaagaagatccaGCGCTACAGGGCTATCTTCGAGAAGTCGGCAACGACGGAGCTCAACGTTTGA
- a CDS encoding Putative cyanovirin-N, with protein MHRSTILCALSAIVSLAYAGDFSKSCGNISFRSTSISASCDDSFGDSVGTNIDLTRCLANVGGRLVCRPSNPSFKFCDCGLAGDRSVLNCRCTDSTGTKKPTSIDLDSCLTNDGGDLEC; from the exons ATGCATCGGTCCACCATTCTGTGCGCCCTCAGCGCCATCGTTTCCCTAGCTTACGCTGGTGACTTTTCCAAGTCTTGCGGTAACATTTCATTTCGATCAACGTCCATAAGCGCCAGCTGCGACGACAGCTTTGGTGACTCTGTCGGGACCAATATCGACTTGACCAGATGTCTAGCAAATGTTGGCGGGAGACTTGTG TGCCGGCCATCCAA CCCTTCGTTCAAGTTCTGCGACTGCGGTCTCGCTGGTGACCGTAGCGTGCTTAATTGCCGATGCACCGACAGCACGGGCACGAAGAAACCCACTTCAATCGATCTCG ACTCATGCTTGACCAACGATGGGGGCGACCTTGAATGCTGA